The sequence aatatattttaattGTCTATTTAActtatgatttatggtttacaatgcgcTTTTGATTGTTTTCGTAAATGCCTTTTTACACACCTTAAATAATATCTAGATTATTCATTAAATAGATtacaacacgaatggacatgaGTTGGATTATTAAAAATACATGCAACttggttggattataaaaagcctaaaACCATTGAACTGAACCAAAGTTGAACCGATTTTTACGGTCCGGTTTcggtttggttctagggtgcaaatagtttgatttcgatttcgatttctCTGGAACTATTAGGAATGGTTCGGTTCTAATTTCACCCCAAAATCAGACCGAACCAACCCGTGTGCAGCCGTACTTCACTGTGGCCACAAATCTCATTTTCGGCATGGAAATTGGTGGGGAGATTTATGTcacattgtaaaaaaaatataaaaaatattaacTATAAATAAagatataatttaattttaaaatatggaTAGAAATGCATTAATCTAaacttttaaatatttatttcgaTAAAATTGCAAAAAATTAAGAACTGTTTTTGAGAATCTAGATATACTATTATGATAATATTATTTCATTATTTTTTCTgccaaaatatcatgatattttcaagATATTTGTCACACCTTTCAGCAGTCCACCTAAATATCttttattccattcttttcaagaAAAGTTTTCCTtattaagttttatttatttattggaaaaaagaaaaagaaaaaagaatcacaTGGATGAAATGTTTAGAAGTAGATGCGCACCACgacaatttgtggggcccactttgatgatcgGAAGTTTGGAATCATTCGTTACGTCGACTGTTGGAAGAATTGGACACGTTCAAATCGAACCGTAGGTCGTTTTCAATGTTTTAACCTTTGATTTGCAGGCGATAGTGGAACGTACCGGatcatcatccaatcagtgtgactttCGTACCACGGCCCATCCGCGGTGGACTCGGACTCCCTAATGTACCAGGTGTGGTGACATGgcaaagttatgtgggtcccactgtgatgtatgtgttatatccacaccgtccatccatttttttttatatcattttagggcatgggtccaaaaatgagacagacccatttcttaattggaccacaccgtagaaagAAGCGGGGATTGaagcctatcattgaaaacttcttgggggccacggaagttttggatatcctaatatctgtgttttcccttcattcaggtctgtatgacctggaggtgtacacgagtcgagccgagctttgcccagctcgtgctcgactcggactgctcgagtcttggctcgtgctcggctcggcctttGAGCTCGGAACAACAGCTCGTGATCGGCTCGGTCGAGTTCGAGCCCGGCCAGTGGCCGCTGGTCGGATGGGTTCCGCTAGTTGAACGGTCGGAAAAAATATAAAGAGTGAAGGATATGACTCACTTTCAAAGAGAAGCTCCTCCGGACAGACGCTGGAAGAGGGAATGTCATCGGGTAGAGAGTATTGGGCGGAGTTCGTCTGGACAGACGCTAGAAGAAGGAAATGCTCGTCCGGATTAACGCTAAAAGAAAGAAATGTCACCGGACACTCACTGGAAGAAGGAAATGTACCTGGATGGACGGCCGATTTGGGCGATTTGAAGGGAGAAATGGGGCGATTTGGACGAAAGGGAGGAAGAACAAGTACTGTTGCTAGTTTGGGCGTACTGGATAGGGTCGGGCGATTGGGTAGGGTTTTTAAAAAATCCTTTATATACTAATTTAAAGTTGAGTTAAGCTTCATaccaagtcgagccgagtcgagctcagactcgactcgaaatgttccAAGCGCCCAAAATATggtttgactcggttcgaacaaTGTTTCgatccgagccgagtcgagcgagttaccgagcttaagctgctcgtgtacaactctagtatgacctatgaacaggttggatggggaataaacattatggtgggccctgggaaggtttcaacggtgggtggtgggtgtcattgtccccattgctttctgtggtgtggtccacttgatctggGACCTACTTCatgtttaggctcatgcccttaaatgatatggaaaagtggatggatggtatggatataacacatacatcatgatgggacccaaagaACCTTGCCACGTTTAACATTTGAATAACTAGAACcaatttaatttttagaaatcaCAGAGCAACTACCCAACCAAAGTGTAATCTATGGAATGTTATTCCATAGAGAAATTAACGCCATCCCAACCAAACACGCACGCTTTCACAACTCAAGATTTCACCCTCGTCGATTTATGGAACCAGTAGAATGTATCTTTGACCTGTATTCCCATCAAAGCTATCAACTGGCATCCCAAGAACAGCGGAACTTTCAAATTAAACTTTGATGGCTCCATCGACAACAATCAGCAAGTAGGAAGTTCAGCTTGCATCTTTTGAGATCATCTCAGTTGATGTATTGCAGCATTCTCAACACTGTCTATGGAACTGTACAGTTCCATTTGCTGAATCTTATAATCTCCTTCTCGGTATCCAGCTAGCATTGAAATACCACATATCCCATCTAGTTATTGAAGGAGACTCTTTTAACTGTTAAAACTTGCTTACAAGATGGCCACTGAACTTGCAAACAGTGCCAATATTCCATCAATGCCGGAGAAGCCTCCACCATCTCCGTATCTGGTTGATAACCCACATGTTCCGGGGAGCGAACACAATACCAAATCTGTTAGTTGTCTCAGCTATAGATGAATGTCAAGAGCAattccatctttgttatgaatagTATGGAATCAGACTGTTTGGTTTGTATGTATTGGCACCTAGCGCGCTTCTCgtattttataaataaataaaatacatatctTGTAATAAAAAAATCAGAAGGATGTATTATACAATGATTGGGCAGAGAGATTTCACCGTATGTTTCAGCTTAGTGTTCCGAAAAGCTGATATGCTAGACACACCATCGATGGCCCAAGCACCAAAAATCCCTAAGATTTAAAGATCCTAACCATGCAAATATTTAGTTTATTGGGAAAGGCTACTGACAATGGTGCAAAACATCATTTGTTTGAATCAACAAGAAGTGGGTCTGCCTTTAAAAACCAAACCATCGCACAATCTCTTGCCCACGCATTTGGACAACGAGAACTGATGACATGTAGGCAAATGGTAagccccatcatgaagatcacctggcagaAAAGATCAGGCCAGTTATGAGATAGGTGCactgttggaatcaatggacaagcGACAGTCTGACTCAGCATAAGTTGTGGCCCACTACTGagtggatcagactgattttcaAGATGAGGATTACTCATTTGCATGGTACAGACGTCCTACACAAGCAGCATGTTGGTAGGAATAAGAGACCTGCATGACAAGTCATGGTGCAGCAACCTATGGAAAGTGTCTAGAGTTGGGCTTCTTTGAGTTACAAAGAGAGGATCTGGTCTTTAAAAAAATGGTATTAGGAAACAGAAAGCTTAGTAAAAGAAACAGCAACGCATTGAAATGTCGGGTTTCATAGAGTTAGTGACCTGAAAAGGTGAAAACAGCTATATATGCAAAGATGTGTGTATGTAAAAAATTCTTGTAATATTACAAAATAGCCAAACATAATACAAGACATCCTCAACAAATCTTTTGGACCTAAAATACCATGAATTAGTGGCTATTTGATAATCATGcaaatcttttttttaaaaaatgctacTTACCCATATTAGAATAAAGAGAAATGTAAACCTTGTTTGGCAAATACCTCTCTTTACTATCTATCTGTATGATTGTAATTAGGTAGGAGCTGTGtcgtttttttaatggtttgttaatATCATTGGCAGGGCTACTCATGCTACCAATGATGTGACATTTGTGGCTCATCACTCGTCAAAAGCTACACTGCTCTTCATAGAGGTAAGGGGCTGTTTTAGGCGAATGTGAAGGCCAATCTGTATGGGTTGTTTCTTAGCTTTTTATAACATTCATGGCTATCAAAAGCTCTTCATAATCTATAGGCAATGTTGTTCTCTCATATTCCTCTGACTTCCTTCCATTGCCTACTTGAACCTAAAACAATAATTACTACTAACCATCATGAGACGATTAATTCACCTTGAATCCACTCTTTTATGATTGGTGTGAATCCTTAAAAAGGATGATTTCTGATAATCTTATCTCCATCTTCTAAGCATATTTAACAACCATGCTCTGGCAAACCCTAGTGTTGATCAGATAGAAAAGGTGTAATAGCCCAATGATCATCCTTCTATTTTCAAGAGCATAGACCCAATATGAATGTGTGAAGCTTCTACACCTTTCCTTTTTCTGGTACACTAGTAAACCTGAATCAGTCACACATGCTACACTCTCTACCACTTCTACTAACGAAACAGAGATGGCTCCTACAGCTTTTCGCTCCACTAACCACCTCTCAAAATGGTCAATTGAACACTACCTCTTGTGCCCCAGTGGATTGTGACAATCTACTCTTTGAGACTCCTTAGCATCCATTTGATTAAAGTAGGCAGGCCATCATTCAAAACTACGACGGCCATGGAAACTTGGGGTAGGTCTTCTATGATGACCAGCTATTGGTTTCAATAGTGTAATCCCATCATCATTACTCAGCACTGAAAGCACACACTCAAATGGAAATATAGTTCACAATTTCAGATGTTGGAATCATCaggttaaaacaaaaaaaaaaactcaaattttGATTCAGATGCTTCTCACAATTCCAGCCTGTGGCAAttataagatttttttaaaaaaaagagttgGTAACAACcatgtacatgttttcccaaaaaaaaaatctggccttcttagcatgtggggcccaatattggaaacaggtgaatgggttagaaaacttcagtcaTGGTTTTCAGAGCCCTACATTTGTTTTgctaactgtggcccacctgatcggtggatcaacctgatttttgggctagggcatcaatatagtggtgccattACAATGATTGGATTGGATCTCAGGCCTATcaatgctggcacatgtgtggcatgtatatGAGTTTTATTGTACAAATGCATGGGCCTACCAAAGCTCTACAAGTATTATCAAACTGAAACTGTTCTTATAAAATTGCCTCTACTTGTAGATTCTAAGCACTTTGCAATATTCCAATAAAGATGCTCTTGAAATCACCAAAATATTCCTGATCCTTGTGTATAAAACATGAGTTTATCAATTAGTTGCAACTAATGACGAATATTAGATCCTGCCAAAAAGTCTACATCCTGATTCAAGAGAAATAGAACATGGAAGGTAGAAGTACGGAAGCATATGCCATCTTAGACAGATGATGGCTAAGGAATCTAGAAGTATATACCAGCTAAGGGACATAGCAGCATATACCAACTTAGAGATGCTACTGAATAAGCAAAGAAGAATAATAGACCAGATAAGCTAATAAAACATAGAAGCATATTCCAACATAGTTTGACCAATGCAGGTGGGACAAATCGAGACAAGATTTTAACCATGTACTCTGCTTCACGGTTCCAATTGTAGTAAAATCATTAACAAATGCATCCTTTTCTTCTCGAGGACTGAACACATACAACTGGCTGCATTTGAGTGTTATACGCGACCTTGCTCAAATGCCAACATGGCACTTGCATAGGATATCCAACCCATGTGAGGAAggcaatggatggtttaaaaagcACTTGCTGACAGTCTGATTCACACgtatgtagcccacctgatgagtgaactgATCTGGTTTATGCACCAGCTGATCTTCATGGTGAGGCCACTTTATATGTATCTTGAATGTTGTACAAGTGCCATGTGGGCATTTGAGCAAGGTTGCATGTCAGGCTTACATGCAACCGGTTGTAGGTGAACAGTCCTTTTTTACTCTGACCTTTTGCCATGTTAGCTCTCATTAAGGTAGCCTGAGGATTAAAAACTTGATTCGAGTAGCACCAAAGTCCAATTTATGTAAAAACTCATTCAAGCAATCCAAATCCAGTCCGACTTTTTGAACTAATTGATTGAGTTCTTCAGGTACTCAGTTCACTGAATTTCGTTTTCTCAAGTTCTATAAAAACAGCGTTTCCcatgtctttttttaaaaaataataataataaaattacttaATGTTTCCAAACACTATATCTACTCAACATGGTAGCGTATCATTCTCAGCAAATTAGTACGGGTACATTGCGGTTGCTCTCGAAGAACTGAGAGCTGCTAGGAAATAGATATGAAGATCATTGAAGAGGATGTTTGCAGTACATGTGCCCAAAAAGTGAAGGAGGAAATGCATGACAGATCTAGGATTTGATTTCAGAGTTATTCTTAAACATCTCATCAATAAATGATGGAAGGATAGGTTGTTCAAAATCTCTCCAAACCAATAGCTAATCTGGAGTCTTACCACACTGCTTTATGGAATCTCTCCAGCAAAGCTTGATAAGATCTCTCCAATTAATAAAATTCCTCTCACAGGAATAAGCTAAAAGAAATTTCTTATTAATAGAACTCTCACAGAGAAAACAATATGTCTGATTCCACATACATAGAATTTTTTAGGGACAACGTGTAGTCCAAAACCTTCTTAAAACTAAACAAGCTAAAACTTGAGCAACAATCTGAGAAAAATAGAAACCAGCCAAACTAGGTCTCCTTTAAGAAACAAGTCACAAAAAACAAGAGAATCACAGTGCTTCTGTAGGGTGTTCCATAGGTCGATGCCGTAGCAGACCCCCCGTTTATGGATAGACTGTTTAAAGCCCTCAAGGGTTATAAATTcagacacctaaacctaatcaaACCATTAAGATCACATCTATCATGAGTAGCATCCATTAGATGGACCCAACAATCCCACCATTGATTGTGGCCTGCTATTGGCCGCATCATGATGAGAGGCAATttatcaagtgtggcccactgtgaacATGCCCTAGCCCAGAATTCAGAACCGTccactcatctagtgggccacatgcatacaTGAATGCTTGGCCTTTGGTCTTGTTTTCTAACTGTCCATTATAGTCACAATGGTGGCCCGCTTGATCACTAAATTGGCACAACTCTTGGGCCAGGGACTGGTTGCAGTGGTCAGAAcctgaatggcctagatcttgcTTACATGTCTCATTGGCAATTTGGCATGTATGTTGTGAAGATCCTCTTCAATCACCTTCAATGAAAACTCTTGACATTTTTCTCATAAATCATATTTCAGACAAACTTGGAAAAAGAAATCTAAAACAATAAAATGATTACAAAGCATACGCAATAAAGGCTAGAAAAAAAGGTTTATTTTCTCTACAAAACATTCCAAAATAGATTGAGAATCACCATGAATCTAGATAATGGATATAGATTGAATGGTAAGAATATTTCCTGGCATTGATAATGAGGCCATAACCATAAGTTGCAGTAAGATTCCTCTCAATCCAAATTGAAAGTAGTgtgattgcaatttggagcctaatCCCATGAAACAATTGCTAATAAGGGAATTACAACAAGGTCATTTCTGCTTTACTGAACTACTAGTTATTTTAATTGAATTCAATACTAGATAATACAGACCAAAACAAGCTTGAATGGACCATTGTTTTGAAATTTTATACACTATATATGCCTCTAGAATCAGCATTCAAGGTGAAACAGGTCTCAACAGAATCCAAGAAAATATTATGGAGAATAAGAAGATTTTTTAGCCCCAACAGAATCCATGACAATTTTATAGAGAGTAAGAATTTTCCATTCCACAGCAAAACTGCTGCTTTCTATACAATATTTATTCATGAGTGGCCGAAGAAGGTGTGTTAATATAAATATCAACTAACAGCTGGGACCTCAGTCTCCATCACTGTCAATGAATCAAAGAATATGACACAGAAGTAGAAGGAAAGAAGAGCAAAATCACACACTTCCGATGATCGGGAAAAAACCAATACatatcagaagaagaagaagaagacgaagaaccGACCACTCTACCAAATATACATCAACTGACAGAAACCCATTTGCCAGAATCCATTCGTTTTCAACCTTGACCAACGATTATGTAATATCTTCATGAATCCAAGGGAGTTTTCGTACTCTGAACAACCTCTCCGCCCGCCACTCCCTGCTCAATGTCACCACCTCTGGGACTAGGAAGAATAGCCCTCTTCCCTCTACTCAAAAGTCTCTTTAGCGACCTTAACCGAGCAAGTGTTGGAGAGCTCGTCTCCCCCTCCGGAAGCTGAATGGATGATGATGAAAAGCTCTCCGTCAATCGTCTCGGTATATCGATCACCAACATTCCATTTCCCTCCGACTTAGTTGAAGAAGAGACCTCTTCTTCCGAACTAGAACTACCAGTACTGACATCATCCTGAGTACCCCAAAACAGAACGTTTGTTGGGAAATTCATGGTTTCTTGATTGGTCACAGGAATCTGAATTTCTGGTCTGCCTGGCCTTGGGTCTGTAGATACAGGGCCTGTTGATTCAGGTGCTACCGGATTTCTACACAACGGACAAGTCGAATGCGAATGGaaccacatatcaatgcaatCCACATGGAAGCCATGGTTGCACTTGGGGAGCAACCGAGCCTTCTCACCATCAGACAATTCGCAGAGGCAGACAGCACATTCCAAGCCATCCTTGAATTCATTGGGACTGAAGAGCACAACAGGGATGGATTGGATTACAGAAGGCTCGAGACCCCGGCGTACAGCAGGAACAAAATCAGGGGCAAAGATGAGCCCGTTGCGGCTCCGAGAGCGGCCATCCCTGCGACGCGAAAAGAACTTGGCGTAGAGATAGAGGCAGAGGATGAAGACGATGGTCAGGAAGAGGACCAGGATCGCCACGACTAAGATCTGTCCGCCGATAGCAGCAGCAGTGGACTGCTTAAAGGGGTTACCATAGTCGGGATTGTTTATGAATTCTGTGTTTTCTCCTCCTTCATCTCTCAAGATTCTAGAAATAGAAGTAAAACCCATTAAAGATTCTTCACTATCTCACTCAATTATCCAGATTTAAGCAGGAACCCAAATAGGACTCTAAAAAATCCAAATTTGCACAGAACCCAAGTAGTATCTTTTTTCTATTTCTCTCAAaattctcactttctctctcaagATTCTAATTATATAAGAAAAACCCAGAAAGAGAGGGAAGAATAGGGAGAGAAGAATGGATAGAGGTGTGAAGAGAGGAGAGGATTTTTGGGTTTTGGAAGGGAAGACTAGGAAGA is a genomic window of Magnolia sinica isolate HGM2019 chromosome 15, MsV1, whole genome shotgun sequence containing:
- the LOC131227411 gene encoding RING-H2 finger protein ATL60-like; this translates as MGFTSISRILRDEGGENTEFINNPDYGNPFKQSTAAAIGGQILVVAILVLFLTIVFILCLYLYAKFFSRRRDGRSRSRNGLIFAPDFVPAVRRGLEPSVIQSIPVVLFSPNEFKDGLECAVCLCELSDGEKARLLPKCNHGFHVDCIDMWFHSHSTCPLCRNPVAPESTGPVSTDPRPGRPEIQIPVTNQETMNFPTNVLFWGTQDDVSTGSSSSEEEVSSSTKSEGNGMLVIDIPRRLTESFSSSSIQLPEGETSSPTLARLRSLKRLLSRGKRAILPSPRGGDIEQGVAGGEVVQSTKTPLDS